One genomic segment of Vicia villosa cultivar HV-30 ecotype Madison, WI unplaced genomic scaffold, Vvil1.0 ctg.000148F_1_1, whole genome shotgun sequence includes these proteins:
- the LOC131624680 gene encoding uncharacterized protein LOC131624680: protein MVDVDRRMTGLNPARAHLAGLKRLSARAASIAATTTVRNGLLSFSPLADKIITNLRDSGIHVQQGLSDAEFARIEAEFGFVFPPDLRAVLTAGLPVGAGFPDWRATGTRFHLRGSLDLPMAAISFQIARNTMWARCWGPKPSEPEKALRVARNALKKAPLLIPIFNHCYIPCNPSLAGNPVFYVDENRIFCCGIDLSDFFQRESPNRGSEVVILKKQRSVTEKSLSAVCSEVNLTRRSLDSGGRTPRWVEFWSDAAVDRLRRSSSSRAESSPERFFDIRKSEVPKWVESYVEEIGSVLRKGGWSEPDITEMVEASGSGFFEGDMVMLDNQAVLDALLLKVDRFSDSLRKSGWSSEEVSEALGFDFRPEKKERKPVKKLSPELVHSIEKLVGSVSRS from the coding sequence ATGGTCGACGTGGACCGTAGAATGACCGGTCTGAACCCGGCTCGGGCTCACTTAGCCGGTTTAAAACGTCTCTCCGCCAGAGCCGCATCTATCGCCGCCACCACCACCGTACGTAACGGTCTTCTCTCGTTCTCACCTCTCGCCGATAAAATCATAACGAATCTCCGGGACTCAGGGATTCACGTTCAACAAGGTCTCTCCGACGCCGAGTTCGCACGGATTGAAGCTGAGTTCGGTTTCGTTTTCCCTCCAGACCTGAGAGCGGTTCTCACCGCCGGTTTACCCGTCGGAGCTGGATTCCCTGACTGGCGCGCTACAGGGACACGGTTCCATCTTAGAGGCTCCCTGGATCTTCCTATGGCGGCTATTTCATTTCAAATCGCGAGGAACACGATGTGGGCCCGGTGTTGGGGTCCGAAACCGTCTGAACCCGAAAAGGCTTTGCGGGTTGCTAGAAACGCTTTGAAGAAAGCGCCGTTATTGATCCCTATCTTTAACCATTGCTACATTCCTTGTAACCCCTCCCTCGCCGGAAACCCTGTGTTCTACGTCGACGAGAATCGAATCTTCTGTTGCGGGATCGACTTATCAGATTTCTTCCAACGCGAATCACCGAATCGGGGCTCCGAAGTTGTGATTCTCAAGAAACAGAGATCTGTCACAGAGAAGAGTCTTAGCGCAGTTTGTTCTGAAGTGAATTTGACGCGGAGGAGTCTCGACTCAGGAGGGAGGACACCAAGATGGGTAGAGTTCTGGAGTGACGCCGCGGTTGATCGACTGAGGAGAAGCTCGTCATCGCGTGCAGAATCGTCGCCGGAGCGGTTTTTCGATATTAGAAAGTCGGAGGTACCGAAATGGGTTGAGAGTTACGTTGAAGAGATCGGGTCGGTTTTGAGAAAAGGTGGGTGGAGCGAACCGGATATAACCGAAATGGTGGAAGCTTCGGGTTCGGGTTTTTTTGAAGGTGATATGGTTATGTTGGATAATCAAGCGGTGTTGGATGCTCTTTTGTTGAAAGTGGATCGGTTTTCGGATTCACTTCGGAAATCTGGGTGGAGCTCCGAAGAGGTTTCGGAGGCTTTAGGATTTGATTTTCGACCCGAGAAGAAGGAACGGAAACCGGTTAAGAAACTGTCACCTGAACTGGTTCATAGCATTGAGAAACTGGTGGGATCGGTTTCCCGGTCATGA